Proteins from a genomic interval of Bacteroidota bacterium:
- a CDS encoding gliding motility-associated C-terminal domain-containing protein, producing the protein MRYLSFLFLALGLSVSVLGSRAYAQDNYNLTAELSRQVGNRVWIDVSIERTSGANFYLGPSNFVLRIDPNVLDLSGVNFGIETQGVFSAAAAGHYQDVLLGTNPARNILNLTVSPEPGITNAAPVVDGTKQRIARIFATVKATACTDNINLEWETTTGNITSITAFPLVISPIGLANIKPNANFVDPVSIFAGARITPAAALDPFYCAGTTGIVLNGNAAGDWTILSGSTVGQLAGTLLASNQVTLNLNAAAITSSQTVQVRFTLGSCTDVLEVDVLPNPPLSLNAPYGATTVAAPYIACDGTRITLVANRPVNWTLPADNVTAITTTNNASTLTVEFDATVASGVKTITLQDPAACGGSTTFYFEARPVVDIVGVDQACGATSEDFTVAAASNWRIISPAIGTASVFAGTGTGTQNGVTDVTVNFGPTPADRVDTLIATANGCSDTLLITVLAFQPIQDFNNATVGGICPESGPYLLSTGVAGTDWSFAANNSGGYFNTPATFDVVDQPAVLYYPGQNITIADLTDQVQAITPGLCVDLFDITVRPQPSVSVAPLNPAAVCAGQWVELTATLNAGGGAAPAYQWLLNGGTIAGATNDTYRATQTGDYSVRVTNTDAGNGCSSTTTPAVSVTVNPLPRIDLAGPVTVVIPNAGTTRRTYTATNPDGAGLDWQRRKGNAAPEALNDADPAAAGFQIDFGLPPVSSANFRDTIVVRATSLDGCVNTDTVFVNLNLCDAVVGNYVPASSTANVCIGNTATVVIDDFVGEKLYWMQSTTTTNFVGTVNLTTNPPTIAGDANWQFIDEGAQSATLITLPLTALGTYYYRAVAGDLNGTCTDVSNASFALTVGPAPERGLTVGSGDYCQGTTASLLYTGTLSTGTTITWQTSADGTSGWTAATGGGAYPNNGTVVNNTAAGTSTYTTGAITADAYFRVLIQEVCSTAIGDVVFVARAPVPVATMANTAITLCEGSTTPALGGTLTAGNGFWLDSPYGDFSAEADPNATFTTDVGVIAGSQQTVTLYYLVTSGSCDALLLERQITIDHTSEGTFATAPAPICGGGSTGSLGVTAIHGTGVWTDVSPGAAGTFVTTNPIYAANPALDPNAVYLSLPTHAGTTRTLRWTVTNGSCSSVPYEQDVTILPQVVNGSFTLSPGPYCAGALIGPLNGTTTSGGTEAYLENGNGSIVATGAGTFYQSVNSDGGLPITITYTVATAGCNNLVITRPITVNEDPFGTFDQPNPICAGSAAVQFSGVAVDGTGSFSLVSGGGSITSTGLYTPPVDGAGNDAQEVVIRFTTANPPCTPQTVDRVVQIGDDPAITGIAAVPNICVNGTTDPFNVTGTNLTNTGNVPPVTRTWRTILNTAGNYTGQGVFVGPNGGTGPDARYVSVAADAGKFVQVEYEVCQPSCGCTTATDEFFVSADVIDGSFSTAPQAICVNTATAGLGAMAGPGFQGTWSVSPAAFGGTFSPSVNTPNATYTPPVGSSGTVQLVWTVEASPGPGPCGLAAFSQELVVAPIPSGTVTPTTLADICFEAGATTPILTGTVVTGFSGRWASSSPAVGGGGFVATATPNQVRYVPGPVDAGTTVQLYWITESAPCTPETLTITLNMVQPPVGVFNTPQDPICAGSETPPLNATASLGTGTWTAVEAITNVPVAGSFVDSAGGAAPNDPQARYRSDALDGGKTIELRWTVSNGICPADVNTRFVSVLNTALNGTFDALAQTTICETDVLNLVATVGPSGSIGTWSVDPAGYGTFAQSVFNATGSATAGNTTFTPVLPANSTGLVPVNISWTVENGACSEFSITRQLNISNTPAGGFSTNLFSVCAGYSTSLLVPFVTDGTGYWSCTNCSAGSAASFLPNVNTQNAQFQSTLADAGQQVTVIWNVQSDAACATIPYSQLLQVDVPPNGDAGPAIAPVCVGELSAMLAGSGNTPIAQQVGTGQWSCVGCSGGFTSPTSNPNARFIPVQGDGGTNVALRWTLSNGECPDVSYTKNIIVDALPEGTFTTPIPTICPGDPTISLGASITTLGATGLWSTNGGGTFVDPITFLPDPTDPLARYQSVPSDDLTNVVLTWRVSNGSCDPVDYTQALPKFKLPEGGFSLFTPITICANSSTSTLPAFLGAGATGGRWFTTNGTGQFLPSPTTAGASYHSTNADAATGTIHLTWRVGNGNCISDSVDFTQSIVVSGVAVAGISTPASPSVTICQEDSLRITAVGLPGSGFSWTTSDPTRFQIESTTSSESKIIVYPNASQQFEVTISDPSGCVIVDNIVVNVIPPNPIAISATTTSICPGEVLQLTLSQSPAGPLTDVVWSPTPFDVSDPLNPIVRPLANTNYLVRATTSNGCRNTASITINVAPFTNPRFDLVNRDVCGTFEDYFLTTDPTTMASCQTRTWYRNTLEEVQTGTSLNPLLSNSTAARDTVPFPITTLGRFNYVVACTDPATGCEILVEDSIWAAPTPTAGFYAYPKVQEEEEGIPPIIPRGQARLPISPIYAPDIQIVSAFRTNVTNVQAGFDSDSLSVLWYVGDTLQRGGEFISNELNPLITYGRTGKFTIFQIITELVPRGLGAPLQSCEDILIRQDYVEIREEEYVFPTAFSPNKDDMNDLFRPLPLTGQPTVEYIRIFDRWGNMIFETDRRTGWDGNDSSGRPFDPGTYTYKAKINRENRAPILYEGAVTLIR; encoded by the coding sequence ATGAGGTACCTGTCGTTTCTTTTCCTTGCTCTTGGGCTGAGTGTTTCCGTACTTGGTAGCCGGGCCTATGCACAGGATAATTATAATCTTACGGCGGAGCTAAGCCGGCAGGTAGGGAACCGGGTGTGGATCGACGTATCTATTGAGCGCACGTCTGGGGCCAATTTTTACCTGGGCCCCTCCAACTTCGTATTGCGTATAGACCCCAATGTGCTCGACCTGAGTGGCGTCAACTTCGGTATCGAAACCCAAGGTGTATTCTCTGCCGCCGCCGCCGGACACTACCAGGATGTTCTTCTGGGTACCAACCCGGCGCGGAACATCCTGAACCTGACTGTGTCCCCCGAGCCCGGTATTACCAATGCAGCACCCGTGGTAGACGGTACCAAGCAGCGCATTGCCCGCATCTTCGCCACCGTAAAAGCCACCGCCTGCACCGACAACATAAACCTGGAATGGGAAACCACTACTGGAAACATTACCTCCATCACGGCTTTCCCGCTGGTCATCTCCCCCATTGGTCTGGCAAACATAAAGCCCAATGCCAACTTTGTAGACCCCGTCTCCATTTTTGCGGGTGCTCGCATCACCCCGGCGGCAGCTCTGGATCCTTTCTACTGTGCGGGCACTACTGGTATTGTGCTCAATGGCAATGCCGCCGGAGACTGGACTATCCTGTCAGGCTCCACAGTGGGGCAGCTGGCCGGTACGCTTCTGGCTTCGAATCAGGTAACCCTGAACCTGAACGCCGCCGCCATTACTAGCAGCCAGACCGTTCAGGTGCGGTTTACCCTGGGCAGCTGTACCGATGTGCTGGAGGTAGATGTGCTGCCCAATCCGCCCCTTAGCCTGAATGCCCCCTATGGCGCCACTACGGTGGCAGCTCCCTACATAGCCTGCGACGGCACGCGCATTACCCTGGTGGCTAATCGGCCCGTAAACTGGACGCTGCCAGCCGACAATGTAACGGCCATTACGACGACTAACAATGCTTCTACACTCACCGTGGAGTTTGATGCTACGGTTGCATCCGGTGTTAAGACCATTACCCTCCAGGATCCCGCTGCCTGTGGCGGCTCTACCACCTTCTACTTCGAGGCTCGGCCTGTGGTGGATATTGTAGGCGTAGATCAGGCCTGTGGTGCTACCAGCGAAGACTTTACGGTTGCAGCGGCCAGCAACTGGAGGATTATAAGCCCGGCCATCGGCACAGCCTCGGTGTTTGCCGGAACGGGTACGGGTACACAAAATGGTGTAACCGATGTTACCGTGAATTTTGGCCCTACTCCCGCAGATCGGGTAGATACGCTGATAGCCACCGCCAATGGCTGTTCCGATACCCTATTGATCACGGTGCTGGCTTTTCAGCCCATTCAGGATTTCAACAATGCCACTGTGGGTGGCATCTGCCCAGAGTCTGGGCCCTATCTACTTAGCACGGGCGTGGCAGGCACCGACTGGAGCTTTGCCGCAAATAACTCGGGTGGCTACTTCAACACACCCGCAACGTTCGACGTAGTTGACCAGCCGGCTGTACTGTATTACCCGGGCCAGAATATCACGATCGCTGATCTGACGGACCAGGTACAGGCAATTACACCGGGCCTGTGTGTGGATCTCTTTGACATTACGGTGCGGCCTCAGCCCTCGGTGTCTGTGGCTCCCCTGAATCCGGCTGCAGTGTGCGCTGGCCAGTGGGTTGAGCTAACAGCCACCCTGAATGCCGGTGGCGGCGCAGCTCCTGCTTACCAGTGGCTGCTGAATGGGGGCACAATAGCCGGTGCCACCAATGATACCTACCGCGCTACCCAAACAGGAGACTACAGCGTGCGCGTTACGAACACGGATGCCGGAAACGGCTGTAGCTCCACTACCACCCCAGCTGTGTCGGTTACTGTAAACCCGCTGCCCAGGATAGACCTGGCAGGCCCGGTAACCGTGGTGATACCCAATGCTGGCACAACGCGCCGTACGTATACGGCAACTAACCCCGATGGTGCGGGACTGGACTGGCAGCGGCGCAAGGGCAACGCTGCACCCGAGGCCCTGAACGATGCAGACCCGGCTGCCGCAGGCTTTCAGATCGATTTTGGCCTACCGCCGGTCAGCAGTGCAAACTTCCGAGACACCATTGTGGTAAGGGCTACGAGTCTTGATGGATGTGTGAACACGGATACCGTGTTTGTAAACCTGAACCTATGCGATGCCGTAGTGGGGAACTATGTACCGGCTTCCTCCACAGCTAATGTGTGTATCGGAAACACAGCCACGGTGGTGATAGACGACTTTGTGGGCGAAAAGCTGTACTGGATGCAGAGCACGACCACGACTAATTTCGTCGGTACAGTCAACCTGACCACCAATCCCCCCACCATCGCCGGCGATGCTAATTGGCAGTTCATTGACGAGGGAGCACAGTCTGCCACCCTGATAACTTTACCGCTCACGGCGCTGGGCACCTACTACTACCGCGCCGTGGCCGGAGACCTGAACGGCACCTGCACGGATGTATCCAATGCCTCTTTCGCGCTAACCGTAGGCCCGGCACCTGAGCGCGGCCTCACTGTAGGCAGCGGTGACTACTGCCAGGGCACCACGGCCAGCCTGCTGTATACCGGCACCCTGAGTACGGGCACCACCATCACCTGGCAGACCTCGGCCGACGGAACCTCGGGCTGGACGGCCGCCACAGGCGGTGGTGCCTACCCAAACAATGGAACAGTGGTAAACAACACTGCAGCCGGTACCTCTACCTACACAACGGGTGCCATTACGGCCGATGCGTATTTCCGGGTGCTCATCCAAGAGGTCTGTAGCACCGCCATTGGCGATGTGGTGTTTGTCGCGCGGGCCCCCGTGCCAGTAGCTACCATGGCAAATACGGCGATAACCCTCTGCGAAGGTAGCACCACGCCTGCACTGGGTGGCACCCTGACGGCAGGCAATGGTTTCTGGCTGGACAGCCCCTATGGCGACTTTAGCGCCGAGGCAGACCCCAATGCGACTTTTACCACCGATGTGGGGGTTATAGCAGGCTCTCAGCAGACCGTAACCCTCTACTACCTGGTTACCTCCGGCAGCTGTGATGCCCTGCTGCTGGAGCGGCAGATCACCATCGACCACACCTCCGAGGGTACGTTTGCCACCGCACCTGCCCCCATCTGTGGGGGGGGCAGCACCGGCAGCTTGGGTGTCACGGCTATACACGGCACCGGGGTATGGACCGATGTGAGTCCGGGTGCAGCCGGCACCTTTGTAACAACGAATCCAATATATGCTGCCAATCCGGCCTTGGACCCCAATGCTGTCTACCTCTCGCTTCCCACGCACGCGGGTACAACCCGCACACTGCGCTGGACGGTTACCAACGGTAGCTGTAGCTCCGTACCCTATGAGCAGGATGTAACCATACTGCCACAGGTGGTGAATGGCAGCTTCACCCTGTCGCCCGGCCCATACTGTGCCGGAGCCCTGATTGGTCCCCTTAATGGAACGACAACCAGCGGCGGAACCGAAGCGTATTTGGAGAACGGCAATGGCAGCATTGTTGCCACAGGTGCAGGCACCTTTTATCAGTCGGTAAACTCGGATGGGGGACTACCCATTACCATTACCTACACGGTTGCTACTGCGGGCTGCAATAACCTGGTCATTACCCGCCCTATTACCGTAAACGAAGACCCCTTTGGCACCTTTGATCAGCCCAACCCCATCTGTGCGGGCAGTGCGGCAGTGCAGTTCTCGGGCGTGGCTGTAGACGGTACGGGTAGTTTTTCTCTTGTATCGGGGGGCGGCAGCATTACCAGCACTGGCCTATACACCCCCCCGGTGGATGGTGCGGGCAATGACGCACAAGAGGTTGTGATCCGCTTTACCACCGCCAATCCACCCTGCACACCCCAGACGGTAGACCGAGTGGTACAGATAGGCGATGACCCTGCTATTACCGGCATAGCAGCAGTGCCCAATATTTGTGTGAATGGTACCACCGACCCCTTTAATGTTACCGGTACCAACCTTACCAATACGGGCAACGTGCCCCCGGTAACCCGAACCTGGCGTACCATACTCAATACGGCAGGCAACTATACAGGCCAGGGTGTTTTCGTTGGCCCCAATGGTGGCACGGGCCCGGATGCCCGGTATGTGTCGGTGGCAGCAGATGCCGGAAAATTTGTGCAAGTGGAGTATGAGGTATGTCAGCCTAGCTGCGGTTGTACCACCGCTACCGATGAGTTTTTTGTTTCCGCAGACGTGATAGACGGAAGTTTTAGCACGGCACCTCAGGCCATATGCGTCAATACAGCTACGGCAGGTCTGGGTGCTATGGCGGGCCCGGGCTTTCAGGGTACCTGGAGTGTAAGTCCTGCTGCTTTCGGGGGTACTTTCTCGCCCTCAGTAAACACCCCCAATGCCACCTACACGCCGCCTGTGGGTAGCTCGGGCACCGTGCAGCTGGTATGGACGGTGGAGGCCTCCCCCGGCCCTGGTCCGTGCGGTTTGGCGGCGTTTAGCCAGGAGCTTGTTGTTGCACCCATTCCTTCGGGCACCGTTACGCCCACCACCCTAGCCGACATCTGCTTTGAGGCTGGTGCCACTACCCCCATACTGACGGGCACTGTGGTGACGGGCTTTAGTGGCCGCTGGGCCTCCAGTTCGCCCGCAGTGGGCGGGGGGGGCTTTGTAGCTACCGCTACCCCCAATCAGGTGCGCTATGTGCCGGGCCCAGTAGATGCCGGTACCACCGTGCAGCTGTACTGGATAACCGAGTCAGCCCCCTGCACCCCCGAAACTCTGACCATCACCCTGAATATGGTGCAGCCCCCGGTGGGCGTCTTTAATACCCCACAGGATCCCATCTGTGCTGGATCGGAGACGCCGCCTCTGAACGCGACCGCATCCTTGGGGACCGGAACCTGGACGGCTGTAGAGGCCATTACCAATGTGCCGGTGGCTGGCAGCTTTGTAGATTCGGCTGGTGGCGCGGCACCCAATGACCCTCAAGCGCGCTACCGCTCGGATGCTTTGGACGGAGGCAAAACCATTGAGCTGCGCTGGACGGTGAGCAACGGGATCTGCCCAGCCGATGTAAACACCCGCTTCGTATCTGTGCTGAATACCGCGCTGAATGGCACCTTTGATGCACTGGCCCAGACTACCATCTGCGAAACGGATGTACTGAACCTGGTGGCCACCGTGGGGCCCAGCGGTTCCATCGGCACCTGGAGTGTAGACCCTGCGGGTTATGGCACCTTCGCGCAGTCTGTTTTCAACGCCACGGGTTCAGCCACAGCTGGCAACACAACCTTTACGCCCGTACTCCCCGCCAATAGCACCGGCCTGGTGCCGGTAAACATAAGCTGGACGGTAGAAAATGGTGCCTGTTCAGAGTTCTCCATTACCCGCCAGCTGAATATCAGCAACACGCCTGCCGGTGGCTTCTCTACCAACCTGTTTAGCGTCTGTGCCGGATATTCCACGTCCCTCCTGGTGCCCTTCGTTACCGATGGTACGGGCTACTGGAGCTGTACGAACTGTAGTGCCGGCTCCGCTGCCAGTTTCTTGCCTAATGTAAATACCCAGAATGCACAATTCCAGTCCACTCTGGCAGATGCAGGCCAGCAAGTAACTGTTATCTGGAATGTACAGAGTGATGCGGCTTGCGCGACTATACCCTATTCTCAGCTCCTTCAGGTGGATGTCCCACCCAATGGAGATGCGGGGCCGGCTATAGCCCCCGTATGCGTGGGCGAGCTAAGTGCTATGCTAGCCGGTAGCGGAAATACGCCGATTGCACAGCAGGTTGGCACCGGCCAGTGGAGCTGCGTTGGCTGCTCGGGCGGCTTTACCAGCCCCACCTCCAATCCCAATGCCCGGTTTATACCGGTACAGGGCGATGGCGGCACCAACGTTGCCCTCCGCTGGACGCTGAGCAATGGCGAGTGCCCCGATGTATCCTACACCAAAAATATCATCGTGGATGCTTTGCCGGAGGGAACATTTACTACGCCCATCCCCACGATCTGCCCGGGTGATCCCACCATCTCGCTGGGTGCCAGCATTACCACCCTGGGTGCTACCGGGCTGTGGAGCACAAACGGGGGCGGAACATTTGTGGATCCAATAACCTTCCTTCCAGATCCCACAGACCCCCTTGCACGCTACCAATCGGTACCGTCTGACGACCTTACCAACGTAGTGCTAACCTGGCGCGTGAGCAATGGCAGCTGCGACCCTGTGGATTACACCCAGGCCTTACCCAAGTTTAAGCTGCCTGAGGGGGGATTCTCGCTCTTCACCCCCATCACTATCTGTGCCAATTCCTCTACCAGCACACTGCCAGCCTTCCTGGGTGCGGGTGCCACGGGCGGACGTTGGTTTACCACCAATGGTACCGGCCAGTTTTTGCCCAGCCCCACCACAGCCGGTGCCTCATACCACAGTACGAATGCCGATGCCGCTACTGGCACCATACATCTGACCTGGCGTGTGGGGAACGGAAACTGTATTTCAGACTCTGTAGACTTCACACAGTCGATTGTCGTATCAGGTGTTGCCGTGGCGGGCATCAGCACACCCGCTTCGCCCTCGGTTACCATCTGCCAGGAAGACAGCCTGCGCATAACGGCTGTGGGCCTGCCAGGCTCGGGCTTCTCCTGGACTACTTCAGATCCCACACGCTTTCAGATAGAATCTACCACCAGCAGCGAGAGCAAGATCATTGTCTATCCCAACGCTAGCCAGCAGTTTGAGGTGACAATCTCTGACCCTAGTGGGTGCGTAATAGTGGACAATATCGTGGTCAATGTTATCCCTCCGAATCCCATTGCCATATCTGCTACCACTACCAGTATTTGCCCGGGCGAGGTGCTACAGCTCACGCTGAGCCAGAGTCCGGCCGGGCCGCTCACGGATGTGGTGTGGAGCCCCACCCCCTTTGATGTGTCCGACCCGCTGAACCCTATCGTGCGCCCGCTGGCCAATACCAACTACCTGGTGCGTGCCACCACTTCAAATGGATGCCGAAATACGGCTAGCATCACCATCAATGTGGCACCCTTTACGAATCCCAGATTTGACCTGGTGAACCGGGACGTATGCGGCACCTTTGAGGACTACTTCCTGACCACCGACCCTACCACCATGGCTAGCTGCCAAACGCGTACCTGGTACAGAAACACCCTGGAGGAAGTACAGACCGGCACAAGCCTGAATCCGCTGCTGAGCAATAGCACAGCGGCGCGAGACACCGTACCTTTCCCCATTACTACCCTGGGCCGCTTCAACTACGTAGTGGCCTGCACCGATCCGGCTACCGGCTGCGAGATTCTGGTGGAAGACTCTATCTGGGCCGCCCCTACCCCCACAGCAGGCTTCTATGCCTACCCCAAGGTGCAGGAGGAGGAAGAGGGCATCCCGCCCATCATTCCCCGGGGGCAGGCTCGCCTGCCTATTTCGCCCATCTATGCGCCCGATATACAGATTGTAAGTGCCTTCAGGACCAACGTAACCAACGTACAGGCTGGTTTCGACTCCGACTCGCTGAGTGTGCTGTGGTATGTGGGCGATACGCTACAGCGGGGGGGGGAGTTTATTTCTAATGAACTGAACCCGCTCATTACCTACGGCCGGACAGGTAAGTTTACCATCTTCCAGATCATTACCGAGCTAGTACCCAGGGGCCTGGGCGCACCCTTGCAGAGCTGCGAAGACATCCTGATCCGGCAAGACTATGTAGAAATACGCGAGGAAGAATATGTTTTCCCCACGGCCTTTTCGCCAAACAAGGATGATATGAATGATTTATTCCGTCCGCTACCCCTCACGGGCCAGCCTACTGTGGAGTACATTCGTATTTTTGACCGCTGGGGGAATATGATATTCGAGACCGACAGGCGTACTGGCTGGGATGGAAACGACAGCTCGGGCCGCCCGTTCGATCCGGGTACGTATACCTACAAGGCAAAAATTAACCGCGAGAACAGGGCACCGATCCTCTATGAGGGGGCGGTCACCCTGATCCGATAA
- a CDS encoding T9SS type A sorting domain-containing protein: protein MATLLRIKHLAALFLSCILLFAVGTAQPYHFDVEVEQQVSGSNLLVDVYLQRTDGPSYALASSNFSFFMTPTALNLGGSYIDHSQDGPWDVQTRPVHYFDLSTGRGSNYLVLNINSKSGTATEGYAIPDTRTRVGRLVVPIVDPAGFNTLTWRTGPIAITAWDLSEIQDHANFVDPAPNFPLCSTPARPQIVSGSGVLCPGGEVTLSTGYAGVTEWYRDGSLITGQNTSTLVASQAGNYTAISKFHSCASEVSEVFTLANFDATAPVVTAATATSICAGDQVVLQSNLSGAHVWYRDGNLLTGQAQPSLTVTETGSYTARREGPSCLSSLSAAVAVNVTPIISPLIAGQGGNYLCAGGSITITSNYVGDHDWYLNNNLIQTGGASVTTSQAGEYRAMAHSTCGVVPATVTILPASVQQPLLGQASTEICLGEAVSLSSDQPGEHVWYRSGVSIPGANGPTYQATQPGSYTAAMKQGSCLSAPSAAITLAERVIPSPVLSTSANTVVCEGDQVLILSSLVGTHAWYRDNVELSETGSELVATASGAYTARYLDGVCRSAPSAAILLEMQPAVSQPVILINGNTLVADMTDSLQWYRDGAPIPGAIQKTLETPGPGLYTVRVENECGAATSEPVDYQVTSVVDPQRGFSLNVYPNPYAGRTAIHCQLERTTYVVIEVLNMVGQRVAALQDGPLEPGAHSFPFGSEVQGIGTYTLSVRLDGITYTRKIIELTR from the coding sequence ATGGCCACACTACTACGCATTAAGCACCTTGCCGCTCTTTTTCTGTCGTGTATCCTACTGTTTGCAGTGGGAACTGCCCAGCCCTACCATTTCGACGTAGAGGTAGAGCAGCAGGTTTCGGGCAGTAATCTGCTGGTGGATGTGTACTTGCAGCGCACAGATGGGCCCAGCTATGCCCTTGCCTCCAGCAACTTTTCTTTCTTCATGACCCCCACTGCGCTGAACCTGGGGGGCTCGTACATAGACCATAGCCAGGATGGCCCGTGGGATGTGCAAACACGGCCGGTACACTATTTCGATCTAAGCACCGGGCGCGGAAGCAACTACCTGGTGCTCAATATCAATAGCAAATCGGGTACCGCTACCGAGGGCTACGCCATCCCCGACACCCGCACCCGGGTGGGCCGCCTGGTGGTTCCCATTGTGGATCCTGCTGGCTTCAACACCTTGACTTGGCGGACTGGCCCCATAGCAATTACGGCCTGGGACCTGAGCGAGATACAGGACCATGCAAACTTCGTAGATCCTGCCCCCAATTTTCCGCTGTGCTCCACACCCGCCCGTCCCCAGATTGTTTCCGGCTCCGGGGTGCTCTGCCCGGGTGGCGAGGTTACCCTCTCCACAGGCTATGCGGGTGTAACCGAGTGGTACCGGGATGGAAGCCTAATTACTGGCCAGAACACCAGCACCCTGGTGGCCAGCCAGGCCGGCAACTACACGGCCATATCCAAGTTTCACAGCTGCGCCTCCGAGGTGTCGGAGGTGTTTACACTGGCCAACTTCGATGCCACGGCCCCAGTGGTTACGGCGGCTACCGCCACGTCCATCTGCGCGGGCGACCAGGTGGTGCTACAGTCCAACCTCAGCGGTGCACATGTGTGGTACCGGGATGGCAACCTGCTAACTGGCCAGGCGCAACCTAGCCTCACGGTTACCGAAACGGGTTCTTACACCGCGCGCAGGGAAGGCCCCAGCTGCCTCAGCAGCCTTTCGGCTGCCGTGGCGGTGAATGTAACACCCATTATCTCCCCGCTTATTGCCGGCCAGGGGGGCAACTACCTGTGCGCGGGCGGATCGATTACCATCACATCCAATTATGTGGGCGACCACGACTGGTATCTCAACAACAACCTTATCCAGACCGGTGGTGCTAGCGTTACCACCAGCCAGGCCGGCGAATACCGCGCCATGGCCCACTCCACTTGTGGGGTTGTGCCCGCCACGGTTACCATCCTGCCCGCCAGTGTGCAGCAGCCACTGCTAGGCCAGGCCAGTACCGAGATCTGCCTGGGCGAAGCCGTATCACTCAGCTCAGATCAGCCCGGCGAGCATGTGTGGTACCGGTCGGGCGTCTCCATACCCGGTGCCAATGGCCCTACCTACCAGGCTACCCAGCCCGGTAGCTACACCGCCGCCATGAAGCAGGGTAGCTGCCTGTCGGCCCCCTCCGCAGCCATTACCCTGGCCGAGCGGGTGATACCCAGCCCGGTACTAAGTACGTCGGCCAATACGGTGGTGTGCGAGGGAGACCAGGTGCTGATCCTCTCCAGCCTGGTGGGCACGCATGCGTGGTACCGAGACAATGTGGAGCTGAGCGAAACGGGTAGCGAGCTGGTGGCCACAGCCTCTGGTGCCTACACAGCCCGATACCTGGACGGTGTGTGCCGCTCGGCCCCATCGGCAGCCATTCTGCTGGAGATGCAGCCTGCCGTTTCGCAGCCGGTTATTTTAATAAATGGAAATACCCTGGTAGCCGATATGACCGACAGCCTGCAGTGGTACCGCGATGGGGCACCCATACCCGGGGCTATCCAAAAAACCCTGGAGACACCCGGCCCCGGCCTGTATACCGTGCGTGTGGAAAACGAGTGCGGAGCGGCCACCTCCGAGCCTGTTGACTACCAGGTAACCAGTGTGGTAGACCCACAGCGCGGCTTTAGCCTGAATGTATATCCCAACCCCTACGCTGGCCGGACAGCCATACACTGCCAGCTGGAGCGCACTACCTATGTGGTGATAGAGGTGCTGAATATGGTGGGCCAGCGCGTGGCAGCCCTGCAAGATGGACCCCTAGAGCCCGGTGCTCACAGCTTTCCCTTTGGCTCGGAGGTGCAGGGCATCGGCACCTACACCCTGTCTGTCCGCTTGGATGGCATAACCTATACCCGCAAGATCATCGAGCTGACCCGATAG